In Oscillatoria acuminata PCC 6304, a single window of DNA contains:
- a CDS encoding STAS domain-containing protein, translating to MSPVVKVVQPVGLLDRTKVGQFEREISNYLAEGAEIVLIDFQDVSFMDSSGLGAIVAAIKTVQAAGGKLFLCSINTQVKMLLELAGLDKIMKVFPNREEFEKYVLSKPD from the coding sequence ATGAGTCCAGTGGTTAAAGTGGTCCAACCCGTTGGCCTTTTAGATCGGACTAAGGTGGGTCAATTTGAGCGAGAAATTAGCAATTACCTGGCAGAAGGAGCTGAAATTGTACTCATTGATTTTCAAGATGTCAGTTTCATGGACAGTTCCGGTTTAGGAGCAATTGTTGCTGCGATTAAAACCGTTCAAGCTGCCGGAGGGAAGCTATTTTTGTGTTCCATCAATACGCAAGTAAAAATGCTATTAGAACTTGCGGGATTGGATAAAATCATGAAAGTCTTTCCCAACCGAGAGGAATTTGAAAAATACGTCCTTTCTAAACCGGATTGA
- a CDS encoding response regulator transcription factor, with protein MTANILVVEDEVKLAQFIELELKYEGYQAIVVRDGVAGLRAIPELSPDLVLLDAMLPGLSGLEVCRRLRTSGNMVPVIVLTARDEVSDRAAGLDAGADDYLVKPFSSEDLISRVKAHLRSPIEVDPDLLPFADLSLNRRTREVRRGDRTIDLTAKEFDLLEYLISHPRQVVKREQILENVWGYDFMGDSNIIEVYIRYLRLKLEAQGEKRLIQTVRGVGYVLRD; from the coding sequence ATGACTGCGAATATCCTTGTGGTTGAAGATGAAGTCAAGCTCGCTCAGTTTATCGAACTAGAACTCAAATATGAAGGCTATCAGGCGATTGTGGTTCGGGATGGGGTCGCTGGATTAAGAGCTATCCCCGAGTTGAGTCCGGATTTGGTCCTCCTGGATGCCATGCTGCCAGGACTCTCGGGGTTGGAAGTCTGCCGTCGTTTGCGAACCAGTGGCAATATGGTCCCAGTAATTGTCTTGACGGCGCGAGATGAAGTGAGCGATCGCGCCGCAGGATTGGATGCCGGTGCCGATGATTACCTGGTGAAACCCTTTAGTTCCGAGGACTTGATTTCCCGAGTGAAGGCCCATCTCCGAAGTCCCATCGAAGTAGACCCGGATTTGTTACCCTTTGCTGACTTAAGTTTAAATCGACGCACCCGGGAAGTCCGCCGAGGCGATCGCACCATCGACCTGACGGCGAAAGAGTTTGATTTACTCGAATATCTGATTTCCCATCCCCGACAAGTGGTCAAGCGCGAGCAAATTCTGGAAAATGTCTGGGGTTACGATTTTATGGGGGATTCCAACATTATTGAGGTCTACATTCGTTACCTGCGCCTTAAGCTAGAAGCGCAGGGGGAAAAACGACTGATTCAGACGGTGCGTGGCGTGGGTTACGTTCTGCGCGATTAA